The Halalkalicoccus subterraneus genome has a segment encoding these proteins:
- a CDS encoding lyase family protein encodes MNEDVRIEEDSLGEMEVPADAYWGAQTQRAVENFPISGITFSRRFVRALGVVKKAAAQANRDLELIEEDTAEAIIEAADEVIAGEHDEQFPVDVFQTGSGTSSNMNAN; translated from the coding sequence ATGAACGAGGACGTTCGCATCGAGGAGGACAGTCTGGGCGAGATGGAGGTCCCCGCGGACGCGTACTGGGGCGCACAGACCCAACGCGCCGTCGAGAACTTCCCCATCTCAGGAATCACCTTTTCGCGCCGGTTCGTCCGCGCGCTCGGCGTCGTCAAGAAGGCCGCCGCGCAGGCGAACCGCGACCTCGAACTGATCGAGGAGGATACTGCAGAAGCGATCATCGAGGCCGCAGACGAGGTCATCGCGGGCGAGCACGACGAGCAGTTCCCCGTCGACGTCTTCCAGACTGGCTCGGGAACCTCCTCGAACATGAACGCAAAC
- a CDS encoding ABC transporter substrate-binding protein, whose translation MNNKRSTSIPRRAYLKGSATAGGAALFGLSGCLSGDEGNGGNGSNGSGGNGGGSNTLEVFHGWTGGDGAEAAEALFGAFEEEHSDIELDENPIGGGGNQSLDQTVANRLQSNNPPSTFAGWPGANLQQYEGVLGDIEEDVWNEANLQDAHAQEAVEACQFDGGFSAVPIGSHRMNDLFYNVEVVEQAGVDPSSLSDVSSLIEALDTVSTETEATPMAFALETWGILQTWAVIMLSEHGFDAYTSFIEGDGDEQAVRSTFETLGELLGNYINSDAASVDFTEVNQSIMSGDAAFIHQGNWVAGAYINEGLEYGEEWGAVRFPGTEGMYGLHIDSFIYPGENPSPEATATFMRFAGGEAAQVAFNQYKGSIPTRQEVPTDEFNQYLTETIEDFQNADQKPPTLAHGLAVPQSTQSELEGVLNENFADPFDVDAATQGFMDTV comes from the coding sequence ATGAATAATAAACGATCCACATCGATTCCGCGCCGGGCGTATCTGAAGGGAAGCGCCACAGCAGGAGGGGCGGCTCTGTTCGGACTTTCCGGCTGTCTCAGCGGCGACGAAGGCAATGGCGGTAATGGCAGCAACGGCAGCGGCGGGAACGGCGGCGGCAGTAACACGCTCGAGGTCTTCCACGGGTGGACGGGCGGGGACGGCGCGGAGGCGGCCGAGGCCCTCTTCGGGGCGTTCGAGGAGGAACACTCCGACATCGAACTCGACGAGAACCCGATCGGAGGCGGCGGCAACCAGAGCCTCGACCAGACGGTCGCAAACCGTCTCCAGAGCAACAATCCGCCGAGTACCTTCGCCGGTTGGCCCGGCGCGAACCTCCAACAGTACGAGGGTGTACTGGGCGACATCGAGGAGGACGTCTGGAACGAGGCGAACCTCCAGGACGCCCACGCCCAGGAGGCCGTCGAGGCCTGTCAGTTCGACGGCGGCTTTTCGGCGGTCCCGATCGGCTCCCACCGGATGAACGACCTCTTCTACAACGTCGAGGTCGTCGAGCAGGCCGGTGTCGACCCGAGTTCGCTCTCCGACGTCAGCTCTCTGATCGAGGCCCTCGATACGGTCAGCACGGAGACCGAAGCCACGCCGATGGCGTTCGCGCTCGAGACGTGGGGCATCCTCCAGACCTGGGCCGTCATCATGCTCAGCGAGCACGGCTTCGACGCCTACACGAGTTTCATCGAGGGCGACGGCGACGAGCAGGCGGTCCGTTCGACGTTCGAGACGCTCGGGGAACTCCTCGGCAACTACATCAATTCCGACGCCGCCTCGGTCGACTTCACCGAAGTCAACCAGAGCATCATGAGCGGCGACGCGGCGTTCATCCATCAGGGCAACTGGGTCGCCGGCGCCTACATCAACGAGGGGCTCGAGTACGGCGAGGAGTGGGGTGCGGTTCGCTTCCCAGGCACCGAGGGGATGTACGGTCTGCACATCGACTCGTTCATCTATCCGGGCGAGAACCCGAGCCCCGAAGCGACCGCGACGTTCATGCGCTTTGCCGGCGGCGAGGCCGCACAGGTCGCGTTCAACCAATACAAGGGTTCGATCCCGACCCGCCAGGAGGTGCCCACCGATGAGTTTAACCAGTACCTCACGGAGACGATCGAGGACTTCCAGAACGCCGACCAGAAGCCCCCGACGCTGGCCCACGGGCTCGCCGTCCCTCAGAGCACCCAGTCGGAACTCGAGGGCGTCCTCAACGAGAACTTCGCGGACCCCTTCGACGTCGACGCGGCGACCCAAGGGTTCATGGATACCGTCTAA
- a CDS encoding carbohydrate ABC transporter permease has protein sequence MKGVLRFLRRSRTKRRARTDGGTAEKRSTARRWLDSDIVQSAPFWGPPFLLMGFFVYASIGWNFLLSLTDYTGFGGADYSNLSLENYRMLIEDPAIWEATRNTFVLLVVFTITCLVIGLGLAILLDRQVRFGRGFRTIYLLPFALSFIVTAQFWRWMYNVNDGIVNQFVGIFGIGPYSWLGNPQIVLGAVIFALVWQFSGYTMVIYLAALRSIPTDQYEASKIDGAGTLRMYRRVIIPQLRPAMVSASVTLVLFALKAFDFLYAVFGGYRPRQGADILATKMVREAFGQSEWAYGSAIAIALFALSLAVIAPYLYSQYTRGNL, from the coding sequence ATGAAAGGTGTTCTACGGTTTCTGCGGCGTAGTCGAACGAAACGGCGTGCCCGAACTGATGGGGGGACGGCGGAAAAGCGGTCGACGGCCAGACGTTGGCTCGACAGTGACATCGTTCAGTCAGCGCCGTTTTGGGGCCCGCCGTTTCTGCTCATGGGCTTTTTCGTCTACGCGTCGATCGGCTGGAACTTCCTGCTGTCGTTAACCGATTATACGGGGTTCGGCGGGGCCGATTACAGCAACCTGAGCCTCGAGAACTACCGGATGCTGATCGAGGACCCGGCAATCTGGGAGGCGACGCGTAACACCTTCGTTCTGCTGGTCGTCTTCACCATCACGTGTCTGGTCATCGGACTCGGGCTCGCGATCCTGCTCGACCGGCAGGTCCGCTTCGGGCGGGGCTTTCGGACGATCTACCTGCTCCCCTTTGCCCTCTCGTTCATCGTCACCGCACAGTTCTGGCGGTGGATGTACAACGTTAACGACGGGATCGTCAACCAGTTCGTCGGAATCTTCGGTATCGGCCCGTACAGCTGGCTGGGGAACCCACAGATCGTACTGGGAGCGGTGATATTCGCGCTCGTTTGGCAGTTCAGCGGCTATACGATGGTCATCTACTTGGCCGCGCTGCGCTCGATCCCGACCGATCAGTACGAAGCGTCGAAGATCGATGGGGCCGGCACCCTTCGAATGTATCGCCGCGTGATCATCCCGCAGTTGCGGCCCGCAATGGTGAGCGCATCGGTGACGCTGGTGCTGTTCGCGCTCAAGGCCTTCGACTTCCTGTACGCGGTCTTCGGGGGGTATCGTCCCCGACAGGGGGCGGACATCCTCGCGACGAAGATGGTCCGCGAGGCGTTCGGCCAGTCCGAGTGGGCCTACGGTTCGGCGATCGCGATCGCACTGTTCGCGCTATCGCTCGCGGTGATCGCGCCGTATCTCTACAGCCAGTACACACGAGGTAACCTATGA
- a CDS encoding carbohydrate ABC transporter permease, translating to MSERSVSVGEETGDETTTGFDLRRIGLYATMLALVVFYLLPIESGLVTSIKTSEALINTQPFAPPGLDGVTLEKWQFAFDTLWSGMINSMLFTIPATILCAVFGSMAAYGLTLVDWRGQVAVFTLFIAGIFIPYQAVIVPLTQFWSQYAMLDVRLGLILTDRTATLLELIITHTAYGIPICTLLFRSQYKTMSWEMIEAARLDGATVWRIYKRIVLPLSVPMFAVVFIFQFTQIWNEFLFSLTIIGSVSDPAASATLILSGLGEALEGTDYPLRMAGAFITALPTLVVYLLFADEFAEGVEV from the coding sequence ATGAGCGAACGATCGGTCTCGGTCGGAGAGGAAACGGGCGACGAAACGACGACGGGCTTCGATCTCCGGCGGATCGGCCTGTACGCGACGATGCTTGCGCTGGTCGTCTTCTACCTGCTCCCGATCGAGTCGGGGCTGGTGACCTCGATCAAGACTTCGGAGGCGCTCATCAACACCCAGCCGTTCGCCCCACCGGGTCTCGACGGCGTGACCCTCGAGAAGTGGCAGTTCGCGTTCGATACCCTCTGGAGTGGGATGATAAACAGCATGCTGTTCACCATCCCCGCGACAATCCTCTGTGCGGTCTTCGGAAGCATGGCCGCCTACGGGCTGACGCTGGTCGACTGGCGTGGACAGGTCGCGGTGTTCACGCTGTTCATCGCGGGGATCTTCATCCCCTATCAGGCGGTCATCGTCCCGCTGACGCAGTTCTGGTCGCAGTACGCGATGCTCGACGTTCGACTCGGACTGATCCTCACGGATCGGACCGCGACGCTCCTCGAACTCATCATCACCCATACCGCCTACGGGATCCCGATCTGTACGCTGCTGTTTCGCTCCCAGTACAAGACGATGTCCTGGGAGATGATCGAGGCCGCCCGGCTCGACGGAGCGACCGTCTGGCGCATCTACAAGCGGATCGTCCTGCCGCTGTCGGTACCGATGTTCGCGGTCGTGTTCATCTTCCAGTTCACGCAGATCTGGAACGAGTTCCTGTTCTCGCTGACGATCATCGGGAGCGTCAGCGACCCCGCGGCCTCGGCGACGCTGATCCTTTCGGGACTCGGCGAGGCGCTGGAAGGGACCGACTACCCGCTTCGGATGGCCGGCGCGTTCATCACGGCGCTGCCGACGCTGGTGGTCTACCTCCTCTTTGCCGACGAGTTCGCGGAGGGGGTAGAGGTATGA
- a CDS encoding ABC transporter ATP-binding protein translates to MAHTKLDKVTKVFTEDDGGEIVAVDEVSIDIDDGEFLVLVGPSGCGKSTTLRMVAGLESITSGTISLDDRTINDVPAKDRDIAMVFQSYALYPHMTVRENMSFGLEESTDMPDDEIETHVAETAEMMGIERLLDRKPGELSGGQQQRVALGRSIVRDPAVFLMDEPLSNLDAKLRAEMRTELQQLQSELGTTTIYVTHDQTEAMTMGDRIAILDEGVLQQVATPLECYHQPNNLFVAGFMGEPAMNFIDVHREDETLVARNESLKYPLSESTLRDVGDATDLVLGIRPEDIEVGPVGEADSDHGFEATVSVVEPKGNESNVYLDVGDLDIVATVPGLQTIDPGDTVGVRFPEPTIHLFEADSGRAVHTRSLEALDDETIPQASN, encoded by the coding sequence ATGGCTCACACCAAACTCGACAAGGTAACGAAAGTGTTCACGGAGGACGACGGCGGCGAGATCGTCGCCGTCGACGAGGTATCGATCGACATCGACGACGGCGAGTTCCTCGTCCTCGTCGGCCCCTCGGGCTGTGGGAAGTCGACGACGCTACGGATGGTCGCCGGCCTCGAATCGATCACGTCGGGCACGATTTCCCTCGACGACAGGACCATAAACGACGTGCCCGCCAAGGACAGGGACATCGCGATGGTGTTCCAGTCGTACGCGCTGTACCCCCACATGACCGTGCGCGAGAACATGTCCTTCGGGCTCGAGGAGTCGACGGACATGCCGGACGACGAGATCGAGACGCACGTGGCGGAGACCGCCGAGATGATGGGGATCGAGCGATTGCTCGACCGCAAGCCCGGCGAGCTCTCGGGCGGCCAACAACAGCGCGTCGCACTCGGGCGGTCGATCGTCCGCGACCCTGCGGTCTTCCTGATGGACGAACCCCTCTCGAACCTCGACGCGAAGCTCCGCGCGGAGATGCGCACGGAGCTCCAGCAGCTCCAGTCGGAGCTGGGAACGACGACGATCTACGTCACCCACGACCAGACCGAAGCGATGACAATGGGCGACCGGATCGCGATCCTCGACGAGGGCGTCCTCCAGCAGGTGGCGACGCCGCTGGAGTGTTATCACCAGCCCAACAACCTGTTCGTCGCGGGGTTCATGGGCGAGCCCGCGATGAACTTCATCGACGTCCACCGAGAGGACGAAACGCTCGTCGCTCGCAACGAATCCCTCAAGTATCCCCTCTCGGAGTCCACGCTTCGTGACGTCGGGGACGCGACCGATCTGGTGTTGGGCATCCGGCCTGAGGACATCGAGGTCGGCCCGGTCGGCGAGGCGGACTCGGACCACGGGTTCGAGGCGACCGTCTCGGTCGTCGAGCCGAAGGGCAACGAGAGCAACGTCTATCTCGACGTGGGCGATCTGGATATCGTCGCGACCGTTCCCGGGCTTCAGACGATCGACCCGGGTGACACCGTCGGGGTCCGGTTCCCCGAACCGACGATCCACCTCTTCGAGGCCGATTCCGGCCGGGCGGTCCACACTCGCTCGCTCGAGGCGCTCGACGACGAAACGATCCCGCAGGCCTCGAACTGA
- a CDS encoding BolA family protein: MDTDEVAALIESEIEDSEATISHPRGVHDEDHLAAVVVSPAFEGKSLVQQHQLVYDALGEHMTTDIHALELKTYTPEEYEN, from the coding sequence ATGGATACCGACGAGGTCGCGGCGCTGATCGAATCGGAGATCGAGGACAGCGAGGCGACTATCTCCCACCCCCGGGGCGTTCACGACGAGGACCACCTCGCGGCGGTCGTCGTCTCGCCGGCGTTCGAGGGCAAGTCGCTGGTCCAACAGCACCAGTTGGTGTACGACGCGCTCGGCGAGCACATGACGACGGACATTCACGCCCTCGAACTGAAGACGTACACGCCCGAGGAGTACGAGAACTAG
- the fen gene encoding flap endonuclease-1, with protein sequence MGNAALRELAAIEEVPFEDLSGAVVAIDAHNWLYRYLTTTVKWTADGVYTTADGTEVANLIGLVQGLPKFFENDIAPVFVFDGVVTDLKEGEISERRAAKERAKAKAQAARDRGDGIEAARLDARTQSLTDTIQKTTRELLDLLDVPYVEAPAEGEAQAAHMAKSGTVDYAGTEDYDALLFGSPLTLRQLTSKGDPERMDLAATLEKHDLTYEQLVDVGILCGTDFNEGVSGIGPKTAVKAIHEHGDLASVLDARDAAIGNLESVRELFLDPDVTEDYEFDVDPSPDIEAARAFVADWEIPAEEVSTGFERIEESITQTGLDRWT encoded by the coding sequence ATGGGAAACGCAGCGCTCCGGGAGCTCGCCGCGATCGAGGAGGTCCCCTTCGAGGACCTCTCGGGGGCGGTCGTCGCGATCGACGCCCACAACTGGCTCTATCGCTACCTGACGACGACCGTCAAGTGGACCGCCGACGGCGTCTACACCACCGCCGACGGAACCGAGGTCGCCAACCTGATCGGGCTCGTCCAGGGGCTTCCGAAGTTCTTCGAGAACGACATCGCGCCCGTGTTCGTCTTCGATGGGGTCGTCACCGACCTCAAGGAGGGCGAGATCAGCGAACGGCGCGCTGCCAAGGAACGGGCAAAAGCGAAGGCACAGGCCGCTCGGGATCGCGGCGACGGGATCGAGGCCGCCCGCCTCGACGCCCGCACCCAGAGCTTGACCGACACCATTCAGAAGACCACCCGTGAGCTGCTCGATCTGCTTGACGTGCCGTACGTCGAGGCCCCCGCGGAAGGCGAGGCACAGGCGGCCCACATGGCGAAATCGGGGACCGTCGACTACGCCGGCACCGAGGATTACGACGCTCTGCTCTTCGGCTCGCCGCTGACGCTGCGCCAGCTCACAAGCAAGGGCGATCCCGAGCGCATGGATCTGGCGGCAACGCTCGAGAAGCACGACCTAACGTACGAACAGCTCGTCGACGTCGGCATCCTCTGTGGGACCGATTTCAACGAGGGCGTCAGCGGGATCGGCCCGAAGACCGCGGTCAAAGCGATCCACGAACACGGCGATCTCGCGAGCGTTCTCGACGCCCGGGACGCCGCGATCGGAAACCTCGAGTCGGTCCGTGAGCTGTTTCTCGATCCCGACGTGACCGAGGACTACGAGTTCGACGTCGACCCCTCGCCCGACATCGAGGCCGCCCGCGCGTTCGTCGCCGACTGGGAGATCCCCGCCGAGGAGGTCTCGACGGGATTCGAGCGCATCGAGGAGTCGATCACCCAGACCGGGCTGGATCGTTGGACGTGA